In Leuconostoc kimchii IMSNU 11154, one genomic interval encodes:
- a CDS encoding amidohydrolase — protein sequence MTGLSKSELEQQLIGYRHDFHQYPELADNEVRTTAKITAILQDWGIKILPTHLKTGVFAEIGIQSGPVVGLRADIDALPIQENSGVAFSSKIPGVMHACGHDTHIAALLGAAYLLKQQEKQLAGKVKLIFQLSEEDKEGALQVIQDGQLQDVDAILGFHNTPHHATGEVGIRAGIVNGAIDKFKVTLRGLGTHASKPERGHDPIVALGAEISALQSIVSRNLNAFEAGVLSITHVNAGNTWNILPEEAFFEGTVRTASASSREIIKKRFLDVVNYTAKAHQVTADIDWYAGDPSVNNHTELVDIVKDETSKFASVYEQEPALGSDDFACYQITVPGVYVNIGNGENIDLHNDHFKSDDGVIFVGSQFFEKNAIRLLQDLKHHAINLAL from the coding sequence ATGACAGGATTATCAAAAAGTGAATTAGAACAGCAATTAATTGGCTATCGGCACGATTTCCATCAGTATCCTGAGCTCGCTGACAATGAGGTGCGAACAACAGCTAAAATTACAGCAATTTTGCAAGATTGGGGTATAAAGATTTTGCCTACTCATTTGAAAACAGGTGTTTTTGCGGAAATTGGCATACAGTCAGGTCCAGTAGTAGGCTTACGAGCAGATATTGATGCCTTACCTATTCAGGAAAATTCTGGTGTGGCATTTAGTTCTAAAATACCTGGTGTGATGCATGCATGTGGCCATGATACGCATATAGCAGCGCTGTTAGGTGCAGCCTATTTATTAAAACAACAAGAAAAACAATTAGCAGGTAAGGTGAAACTGATTTTCCAATTGTCTGAAGAAGATAAGGAAGGTGCGTTGCAAGTGATTCAAGACGGACAATTGCAAGACGTAGATGCTATTTTGGGGTTTCATAATACACCACATCATGCGACAGGTGAAGTTGGCATTCGAGCGGGCATTGTGAATGGCGCAATTGACAAATTTAAAGTGACTTTACGCGGTTTAGGGACGCATGCTTCTAAACCGGAAAGAGGGCATGATCCAATTGTTGCCTTAGGAGCTGAAATCAGTGCCTTACAATCAATAGTTAGTCGTAACCTGAATGCTTTTGAGGCAGGTGTGCTGAGCATTACCCATGTTAATGCAGGGAACACATGGAATATTTTACCTGAGGAGGCTTTTTTTGAAGGCACAGTGCGAACTGCTAGTGCATCATCTAGAGAAATTATAAAAAAACGTTTTCTTGATGTTGTCAACTACACTGCAAAAGCGCATCAAGTAACTGCGGATATAGATTGGTATGCGGGTGATCCATCTGTTAATAATCATACTGAGTTAGTTGATATTGTAAAAGATGAGACGAGTAAATTTGCGTCTGTCTATGAGCAAGAACCTGCTTTAGGCAGTGATGATTTTGCCTGTTATCAAATAACAGTGCCCGGCGTGTATGTCAACATTGGCAATGGAGAGAATATTGATCTACACAATGATCATTTTAAATCGGATGACGGTGTGATTTTTGTAGGTAGTCAATTTTTTGAAAAAAATGCGATTCGTTTATTGCAAGATTTGAAGCATCATGCGATAAATTTGGCATTGTAA
- a CDS encoding VOC family protein produces MTLIDWDHTMINVSDLSESMNSFADAGIVFKLGGRHENWGTANALGYFGINYIELISIFDQQKASLIHRQSAAAVYDTLQDFNQGRQRFNTIAIRTNDLENIKKRIEAAGVDVGPILEGKRRNEQNKLITWRIFFINDNIDGLPYPFFIDWQTSDKEREQQLVEQKLIQNHPLGPLKVTKAVFEVSNPLKVSQKWADLVDNAVTERQGKFVVPIGERTLEFVTGSANHLTTLHFTGAQHQRTIKLGEAQLIFE; encoded by the coding sequence ATGACGTTAATAGATTGGGACCACACGATGATTAATGTATCAGATTTGTCGGAAAGCATGAATTCTTTTGCCGACGCAGGTATTGTTTTTAAGTTAGGGGGGCGGCATGAAAATTGGGGAACGGCTAATGCACTGGGATATTTTGGTATTAATTATATTGAACTGATTAGTATTTTTGATCAACAAAAAGCGAGTTTAATTCATCGCCAAAGCGCTGCAGCTGTTTATGATACGCTACAGGACTTCAATCAAGGGAGACAACGATTCAATACAATCGCAATTAGAACCAATGATTTGGAAAATATTAAGAAACGTATCGAAGCAGCTGGTGTGGACGTGGGTCCAATTTTAGAAGGCAAGCGACGTAATGAACAAAATAAATTGATAACGTGGCGTATCTTTTTTATTAATGACAATATTGATGGGTTACCTTATCCATTTTTTATTGATTGGCAAACGTCAGATAAAGAAAGAGAACAGCAATTAGTCGAACAAAAATTAATACAAAACCATCCCCTTGGTCCTTTAAAGGTCACCAAAGCGGTCTTTGAGGTAAGTAATCCGTTAAAGGTTTCACAAAAATGGGCTGATTTAGTTGACAATGCCGTCACGGAACGGCAAGGCAAGTTTGTTGTGCCGATTGGAGAAAGAACCTTAGAATTTGTAACAGGTTCTGCAAATCACCTCACGACACTTCATTTTACCGGAGCACAGCATCAGCGAACAATCAAGTTAGGGGAAGCACAACTGATTTTTGAGTGA
- the rbsR gene encoding ribose utilization transcriptional repressor RbsR, producing MRKTSIKDVAKKADVSIAAVSQILNNKGQRFSDHTIEKVLKARDELGYVPNSAARNLKGGHNRLIGIIVPSFRMPFFADIIQSMQDNAPDTVNLVFLGSTDENLQSAIYSLVARGVQALIFGKPIPNRAEVNDFLKKRHIPYLVLDQNADINAQDMVQTNEFTGGSLVASHLLSLGHRKIALILPNNLTDNMRQRRAGFLDTLSTANLTPTTIITSTLSKHGGLAAVHQLIQSRATATFVLNDEMAIGVLRGLAYQNVTVPADISVVGYDDTDYAEFMVPTLTTVAQPVLDIGRSALNMILRRLDHPNLPFQTAFFDVKLVVRESTGPVKR from the coding sequence ATGCGTAAAACTTCAATTAAAGATGTTGCAAAAAAAGCGGACGTCTCTATCGCTGCGGTTTCCCAAATTTTGAATAATAAAGGGCAGCGATTTTCAGATCATACAATCGAAAAGGTATTGAAGGCGCGGGATGAATTAGGGTATGTCCCAAACAGTGCTGCGCGCAATCTTAAGGGTGGACATAACCGGCTCATTGGCATCATTGTGCCATCTTTTCGGATGCCATTTTTTGCTGATATCATTCAGAGCATGCAAGACAATGCACCTGATACTGTGAATCTTGTCTTTTTAGGATCAACTGATGAGAATCTCCAAAGTGCGATTTATTCACTAGTTGCACGAGGTGTTCAAGCCCTGATTTTTGGTAAACCCATTCCAAATCGTGCTGAAGTGAACGATTTTTTGAAAAAACGACATATTCCTTATCTTGTACTAGACCAAAATGCCGATATTAATGCTCAGGATATGGTACAAACAAATGAATTCACGGGAGGGAGCCTAGTCGCTAGTCATTTACTATCTTTGGGTCATCGTAAAATTGCGTTGATACTACCTAACAATTTAACGGACAATATGAGACAACGACGCGCTGGCTTTTTAGATACGCTTTCAACGGCTAATCTCACACCTACTACAATTATAACGTCAACTTTGTCCAAACATGGTGGGTTAGCTGCAGTGCATCAGTTAATCCAAAGTCGGGCGACGGCAACGTTTGTATTAAATGACGAGATGGCGATTGGTGTGCTGCGGGGGTTAGCTTACCAAAATGTGACGGTACCAGCTGACATTTCCGTTGTTGGTTACGATGACACAGATTATGCAGAATTTATGGTACCAACTTTAACAACAGTAGCGCAGCCCGTGTTAGACATTGGTCGTTCTGCTTTGAATATGATATTAAGGCGGCTTGATCACCCTAACTTGCCCTTTCAAACTGCCTTTTTTGATGTTAAGCTTGTCGTTCGAGAGTCAACTGGACCAGTTAAACGCTAA
- a CDS encoding amino acid ABC transporter permease: MWKIIVDSTPQILLAGLQYTVTLSILSFIFGLIIATIVALLRREQPRQQGMTYILWRITNSVLRFYVWLFRSTPLLVQLFIIFYGLPSAGIQIGAFPAAVITFSLNVGAYASETVRAALDSVPQAQWEAAATLGLSRRQTIFEIIFPQAIRIALPPLSNEFIGLVKDTSLASTITIVEMFAITQQITAKNYQPLLMYSIVAVIYAFFSTILVFLQKYLEKRTSRYLKASALLGENND, translated from the coding sequence GTGTGGAAAATAATTGTTGATTCAACACCGCAAATATTGCTAGCTGGACTGCAGTATACTGTGACACTATCAATACTTTCTTTTATATTTGGTTTAATTATTGCGACGATAGTTGCGTTACTACGTCGTGAACAACCGAGACAGCAGGGGATGACCTATATTTTATGGCGTATTACCAATAGCGTGTTACGTTTTTATGTTTGGTTGTTTCGTTCGACACCGTTACTCGTACAGTTGTTTATTATATTTTATGGTCTACCTAGTGCAGGGATACAAATAGGTGCTTTTCCAGCCGCGGTCATTACGTTTAGCTTGAACGTTGGCGCATATGCTTCAGAAACTGTGCGGGCTGCTTTAGATTCCGTGCCACAGGCACAGTGGGAAGCAGCCGCAACTTTAGGGTTATCTAGAAGACAGACGATATTTGAAATTATTTTTCCTCAAGCCATACGTATTGCACTACCACCGCTATCTAATGAATTTATTGGCTTAGTGAAAGATACGTCGTTGGCGTCGACAATTACAATTGTTGAAATGTTTGCGATAACCCAGCAAATTACTGCGAAAAATTATCAACCATTATTGATGTATTCAATTGTTGCTGTTATTTATGCTTTTTTCTCAACAATTTTGGTATTTCTTCAAAAATATTTGGAAAAAAGAACCTCTCGCTATCTCAAAGCATCGGCGCTATTAGGAGAAAACAATGATTAA
- a CDS encoding MetQ/NlpA family ABC transporter substrate-binding protein produces the protein MKKNKKVTLAVIAILIIVAAVGLLSNKSSNSPTTSTKKTIRLGSSPGPYSELFIKGIKPILERQGYHVVNKSFSNLLNADIALSDNQIDLNVDQHTAYLKNFNQEKNAHLVALTKIPTVPTGIYPANKKSLNAISSGDHIAIPNDPANAARAYNLLVKAGWITLKTGTVAIQATTKDIATNKYNLKITELDSSTIPRTVKDFDYIVLPGSVAYNAKVSTRKILLAENIRSDYQLVAATNKDNANKQWTLDVKKAYQSKSFQKYLAAHNKDNYWVVSENK, from the coding sequence ATGAAAAAAAATAAAAAAGTGACACTAGCCGTAATTGCTATCCTGATTATAGTAGCTGCGGTTGGATTGTTATCAAATAAATCTTCAAATTCGCCAACGACTAGCACGAAAAAAACGATTAGGTTAGGTAGCTCTCCAGGCCCCTACAGTGAATTATTTATTAAGGGGATCAAACCAATTCTCGAAAGACAAGGTTATCATGTTGTCAATAAATCGTTTAGCAATTTATTAAATGCAGATATTGCTTTGAGTGATAATCAAATTGATCTGAATGTTGATCAACATACTGCCTATCTTAAGAATTTTAATCAGGAAAAAAACGCACATTTAGTTGCATTGACTAAGATACCAACGGTTCCTACAGGCATTTATCCAGCAAATAAAAAATCACTAAACGCAATTAGTTCTGGTGACCACATTGCCATTCCAAACGACCCGGCTAACGCAGCTCGTGCCTATAATCTGCTTGTCAAAGCTGGATGGATCACACTTAAGACAGGAACTGTAGCAATTCAGGCAACAACCAAAGACATTGCGACTAATAAATATAATTTAAAAATAACAGAATTAGACTCATCAACCATTCCACGTACAGTTAAAGATTTTGATTACATTGTTTTACCTGGATCCGTGGCATATAACGCAAAAGTTTCAACACGAAAAATATTATTGGCTGAAAATATTCGTAGCGATTACCAGCTTGTTGCTGCGACTAATAAAGACAATGCCAATAAACAATGGACGCTTGACGTTAAGAAAGCCTATCAGTCGAAATCGTTCCAAAAGTATTTAGCAGCACATAATAAAGATAATTATTGGGTGGTCTCTGAAAACAAGTAA
- the rpiA gene encoding ribose-5-phosphate isomerase RpiA: MNMKNAQKKQAAEATLKYIDSDMIVGLGTGSTVAYFLEALAQSDRRVIGVTTSKITSQRCAELNIPIVDIDEVDHIDVTVDGADEVDTYLNGIKGGGAALLMEKIVAKNSRENIWIVDSSKVHDTLGSFPLPVEVIPYGSGQLIRQFADKGLFPKLRRQADNNQPVVTDAGHYIIDCHMQTINNPYALAEYLESQVGVVEHGLFLAICDRVIIGGETLQIQSRQQNQMI, encoded by the coding sequence ATGAACATGAAGAACGCTCAAAAAAAACAAGCAGCAGAAGCAACATTAAAATATATTGACTCTGATATGATTGTCGGATTAGGAACAGGGTCTACAGTGGCTTATTTTCTAGAGGCTTTGGCGCAATCGGATCGTCGTGTAATCGGTGTAACAACTTCTAAGATTACGAGTCAACGCTGTGCTGAACTCAATATACCAATTGTTGACATTGATGAAGTTGATCATATTGATGTGACTGTTGATGGTGCTGATGAAGTGGATACTTATCTGAATGGTATTAAAGGTGGCGGTGCCGCGCTACTCATGGAAAAAATTGTTGCTAAAAACTCACGGGAAAATATTTGGATTGTCGACAGTAGTAAAGTACATGATACCTTAGGCTCATTTCCGCTACCTGTTGAAGTGATCCCTTATGGTAGTGGACAATTGATACGTCAATTCGCTGATAAAGGTTTGTTTCCAAAACTACGGCGACAAGCAGACAATAATCAACCTGTTGTCACTGATGCGGGTCATTATATTATTGATTGCCATATGCAAACGATTAATAATCCCTATGCGCTAGCTGAATATTTGGAAAGTCAAGTTGGTGTTGTTGAACATGGCCTATTTTTAGCGATTTGCGATCGTGTTATTATTGGCGGTGAGACGCTTCAAATACAAAGTCGTCAACAAAATCAGATGATTTGA
- the rihC gene encoding ribonucleoside hydrolase RihC, which yields MTPIILDMDPGIDDAVALSIALTHSAIDIKLLTSVAGNVSVDKTTTNLLKLTTFFKQTQIPVARGAAAPLKKAFVDASYIHGASGMPGYEFPEITTKPLTTDAIEAMAKVLSDAPEPMTIVATGSYTNIALLIQKHPELLSKIKSFVLMGGSLSGGNVSSVAEFNVFTDPDAASIVFKSGVPLVMIGLDVTLKALLSLETIDAVADLGEAGNMLHKLMTAYGDSEPGGKPMHDVNTICYLIHPEFYTTKEYWVDIITDGPATGATIADTQNRWSQGKVNAKVAINIDTQAFEKWFMAQIPNMNQYCEGAV from the coding sequence ATGACACCGATTATTTTAGATATGGATCCAGGCATTGATGACGCTGTTGCACTATCAATTGCATTGACTCATTCAGCAATTGATATCAAACTTTTAACAAGTGTTGCTGGCAATGTTTCTGTTGATAAAACAACTACCAATCTTTTAAAACTCACAACATTTTTTAAACAAACACAAATTCCCGTAGCACGTGGTGCTGCCGCACCGTTGAAAAAGGCATTTGTTGATGCGTCATACATTCATGGGGCATCAGGTATGCCTGGTTATGAATTCCCAGAAATTACGACCAAACCACTCACGACTGATGCAATTGAGGCTATGGCAAAAGTGTTATCAGACGCACCTGAACCAATGACAATCGTTGCTACTGGTTCTTATACTAATATTGCTTTATTGATTCAAAAGCATCCCGAATTACTTAGCAAAATCAAAAGCTTTGTTTTGATGGGTGGATCTTTGTCTGGTGGCAATGTCTCATCAGTCGCAGAATTTAACGTTTTTACAGACCCCGATGCTGCTAGTATTGTTTTTAAAAGTGGTGTCCCACTTGTCATGATTGGTCTTGATGTGACATTAAAAGCTTTGTTATCTTTAGAAACAATTGATGCCGTTGCTGATCTCGGTGAAGCTGGTAATATGCTTCATAAATTAATGACAGCTTATGGGGACAGCGAACCCGGGGGCAAGCCCATGCACGATGTGAACACTATATGCTATCTGATCCATCCAGAATTTTATACCACCAAAGAATATTGGGTTGATATCATCACTGATGGACCAGCTACTGGCGCAACGATTGCAGATACGCAAAATCGCTGGTCCCAAGGTAAAGTGAATGCGAAAGTGGCCATTAATATTGATACACAAGCATTTGAAAAATGGTTTATGGCACAAATTCCAAACATGAACCAATATTGTGAAGGAGCAGTTTAA
- the rbsK gene encoding ribokinase produces MKNKVVVIGSLNMDTIQMIDRLPQRGETLAVRNQASTFGGKGANQAVAAARQGADVTFIGAVGNDDRGRAFKQLLVDEGIKTDYIFTKNQPTGSATIMLEDDGHNTIMVFGGANMSLSADDISQARAAIVAADVVVAQLEVPMAAVAKGFEIAREAGVLTILNPAPVTSHLTDEIMLTTDLLIPNETEAAALADVQSTTDSQALEQLTLKLRRLGMAHTIVTLGGDGVYYHVNDQSGQVPIFKVDAVDTTAAGDTFIGTVAANITKEMTDLPTIIKRSCFASSLTVSRRGALVSIPTKAEVDAGLQQYSMVK; encoded by the coding sequence ATGAAAAATAAAGTTGTCGTGATTGGTAGTCTTAATATGGACACAATCCAAATGATTGATCGGCTACCACAACGTGGTGAGACGCTTGCTGTTAGAAATCAGGCAAGTACTTTTGGTGGTAAAGGCGCTAATCAGGCGGTGGCCGCTGCGCGTCAAGGTGCAGACGTCACGTTTATTGGTGCTGTTGGTAATGACGACCGTGGCCGTGCATTTAAACAATTGTTGGTCGACGAGGGCATCAAAACAGATTACATTTTCACTAAAAATCAACCAACCGGTTCTGCAACCATTATGTTGGAAGATGATGGGCACAATACGATTATGGTATTTGGTGGTGCCAACATGTCATTGAGTGCAGATGATATTTCACAAGCGCGTGCAGCAATTGTTGCGGCAGACGTTGTTGTGGCACAACTAGAAGTACCTATGGCAGCTGTAGCAAAGGGATTTGAAATTGCACGTGAGGCTGGTGTGTTAACCATTTTGAATCCAGCGCCGGTAACATCACATTTGACTGATGAAATCATGTTAACGACTGATTTATTAATCCCAAACGAAACTGAAGCGGCAGCGTTAGCTGATGTTCAATCAACAACAGATAGCCAAGCTCTAGAGCAGTTAACACTAAAATTACGACGCTTGGGCATGGCACATACAATTGTTACCCTTGGCGGGGATGGTGTGTACTATCATGTTAATGACCAGAGCGGTCAGGTACCAATTTTTAAAGTAGATGCGGTAGATACGACAGCTGCAGGTGATACATTTATTGGTACAGTGGCAGCGAATATCACGAAAGAAATGACTGATTTGCCAACAATTATTAAACGTAGTTGCTTTGCGAGTTCATTAACTGTTAGCCGTCGCGGTGCACTTGTCTCTATTCCAACGAAGGCAGAAGTAGATGCGGGTCTGCAACAATACAGCATGGTGAAGTGA
- a CDS encoding transporter substrate-binding domain-containing protein has protein sequence MKKNWIYGLIVAVIVVIGGGYIVHHNRVVKADNSGKTSLVKKGTLTIGLEGTYAPFSYRQDGKLKGFEVDLAKKVAEKSGLKAKFVPTAWDGLIAGIGANKFDVVFNDVAITPERQAKYLFATPYLYSREVLVVKKDNNELKGYKDVKGHTLAEGVGTNNETVAKKFGAKTIASSEFTNTVNLIKQGRAEGAFNDEGAFATYIKDNPEDAKIVKAIKVPTSASPAAKIAPLLNQKNKGLQKQVNQAIKQLSDDGTIKKLSVQYFGSDLTQK, from the coding sequence ATGAAAAAGAATTGGATATATGGGTTAATCGTTGCTGTTATTGTTGTCATTGGTGGTGGCTACATCGTACATCATAATCGTGTCGTAAAAGCCGACAATAGTGGCAAAACATCGCTTGTCAAAAAAGGGACATTGACGATTGGCTTGGAGGGCACGTATGCGCCATTTTCATATCGTCAAGACGGGAAGCTTAAAGGATTTGAAGTAGACCTTGCTAAAAAAGTCGCTGAAAAATCAGGCTTGAAAGCCAAATTCGTACCGACAGCTTGGGATGGGCTGATTGCTGGTATCGGTGCTAACAAATTCGATGTTGTGTTTAACGATGTTGCGATTACACCGGAGCGTCAGGCAAAATATCTGTTTGCAACACCTTATCTTTACTCAAGAGAAGTATTGGTAGTGAAGAAAGACAATAACGAATTAAAAGGCTACAAAGATGTTAAGGGACATACGTTAGCAGAAGGTGTTGGTACAAATAACGAAACTGTTGCTAAAAAGTTTGGTGCTAAAACCATTGCCTCAAGTGAGTTTACCAATACCGTCAATTTGATCAAGCAAGGACGAGCAGAAGGAGCTTTCAATGACGAAGGTGCATTTGCCACGTACATCAAAGATAATCCTGAAGACGCAAAAATTGTAAAAGCCATTAAAGTACCAACTTCGGCTAGTCCAGCAGCAAAAATTGCCCCCCTTCTGAATCAAAAGAACAAAGGACTTCAAAAGCAAGTTAACCAGGCAATAAAGCAGTTAAGTGATGATGGGACGATCAAAAAGTTATCAGTTCAATACTTTGGTTCTGATCTAACGCAAAAGTAG
- a CDS encoding trans-sulfuration enzyme family protein — protein MVDFNTELIHGAVVNDNHTGAINPPIYNSSTFAFDDATTPIKWDYARSGNPTREALEELIKTLEGGYRGFGFASGLSAIHGVLSIFQPGDHLVVGDTVYGGTFSQLNDYFKRWGLEITAVNTQDLAAVKNAIKSNTKAIYFETFSNPLLRVTDVAAISRIAKAHHILEIVDNTLLTPYLQKPLQLGADIVIHSATKYLGGHSDVIAGLVVVNSESLADKIYFSQNRLGGTLSPETSNLVRRGIQTLSVRLDRQIDNTNRVIAYLKSNDLVAKINYPSVNPQSDDFEIASRTTKGFGAVLSFEITAGYDAIKFVNSLKLFKIAVSLGAVESLVELPATMTHFEIPRDERLKIGIKDELIRIAIGLESADDLINDLKQAFAQIQK, from the coding sequence ATGGTTGATTTCAACACAGAGTTAATACATGGTGCGGTGGTTAATGATAATCATACAGGTGCTATTAATCCGCCGATATATAATTCATCAACATTTGCATTCGATGATGCGACAACACCAATAAAATGGGACTATGCAAGGTCGGGTAATCCCACGCGGGAAGCGTTGGAAGAATTGATTAAAACGTTAGAAGGTGGTTACAGAGGGTTTGGGTTTGCTTCAGGACTTTCTGCAATACATGGTGTTTTATCTATCTTTCAGCCTGGGGATCATTTAGTGGTTGGAGATACGGTTTACGGTGGTACTTTTTCACAACTCAATGATTATTTTAAACGTTGGGGGCTAGAAATAACTGCAGTGAATACGCAAGATTTAGCTGCTGTTAAAAATGCCATAAAGTCAAATACGAAAGCTATTTATTTTGAAACTTTTTCCAATCCTTTATTACGTGTGACGGATGTTGCAGCAATTAGTCGTATTGCCAAGGCGCATCACATTTTAGAAATAGTTGACAATACGTTGTTAACACCATATCTACAAAAGCCTTTGCAACTCGGCGCGGACATCGTGATTCATTCTGCTACCAAATATTTAGGTGGTCATTCAGATGTGATTGCTGGGTTAGTCGTTGTTAATAGTGAGTCATTGGCCGATAAAATTTACTTTTCTCAAAATCGATTGGGCGGTACGTTGTCTCCAGAAACGTCAAACTTAGTGCGTCGTGGTATCCAAACATTATCGGTTCGTTTGGATCGACAAATTGATAATACAAATCGTGTGATTGCCTATCTTAAATCAAATGACTTAGTGGCAAAAATTAATTATCCTAGCGTCAATCCGCAATCAGATGATTTTGAAATTGCTTCGCGTACGACAAAAGGCTTCGGTGCAGTATTATCATTTGAAATTACAGCCGGTTATGATGCCATTAAGTTTGTTAATAGCTTGAAGTTATTTAAAATCGCAGTGAGTTTAGGTGCAGTTGAGAGCCTTGTTGAATTACCTGCGACGATGACGCATTTTGAAATACCCAGGGATGAGCGATTGAAAATCGGGATTAAAGATGAGTTAATCCGCATTGCCATTGGTTTAGAGTCGGCAGATGATCTAATTAATGATTTAAAACAAGCATTTGCTCAAATACAGAAATAA
- a CDS encoding NupC/NupG family nucleoside CNT transporter, with protein sequence MFLFANILGIFVFIAIAALFSRDKKNIQWRSVGIVLVIELALAWFFTQFKAGQLAVQGAADGFNWLVSVASQGIAFALPEWLTSNNGGPNFVTSALLPILLVVPLFDILTYIGVLPWLIKWIGKGLAFITGQPKFEAFFSIEMMFLGNTEVLAVSKSQLNHMSASRNFTLAMMSMSCVTSAIIGSYTQMVPGKYVLTAIPLNILGAIIITSILNPNKVAPADDVIVNINEKGTKKEPFFSFLGDSILGAGKLILIITATVIAFVSLAALINQLFSLTGLHWLTLENIFGVIMFPFAWLLGFNIDDAFKLAQFMGTKLVTNEFVVMGEVSKSIMAGKGLFANEHARIVLTVFLTSFANFGTIGMIIGAFKGLVDKEKNDFISSRVPYMLLSGILVSLLSAATAGLFVW encoded by the coding sequence ATGTTTTTATTTGCTAATATACTTGGTATTTTTGTGTTCATCGCCATTGCGGCGCTGTTCTCAAGAGACAAGAAAAATATTCAATGGCGGTCTGTTGGTATTGTCTTAGTCATTGAATTAGCCTTAGCTTGGTTCTTTACTCAGTTCAAGGCTGGACAACTTGCCGTACAAGGCGCAGCTGATGGCTTCAATTGGTTAGTATCTGTGGCTTCTCAGGGTATTGCCTTTGCCCTACCAGAATGGTTAACATCCAATAATGGTGGTCCAAACTTTGTTACTTCTGCCTTATTGCCCATCCTACTGGTTGTCCCATTATTCGATATTCTAACATATATTGGTGTCTTACCTTGGTTAATTAAGTGGATTGGTAAAGGTCTTGCCTTTATTACTGGTCAACCAAAATTCGAAGCATTTTTCTCCATTGAAATGATGTTTCTTGGTAATACTGAAGTATTAGCTGTATCTAAATCACAACTTAATCATATGTCTGCAAGCCGAAACTTTACCCTAGCCATGATGTCAATGAGCTGCGTCACGTCAGCAATCATCGGTTCATATACCCAAATGGTTCCCGGTAAGTATGTTTTGACGGCTATTCCACTCAACATTTTAGGTGCAATCATTATTACTTCTATTTTAAATCCTAACAAAGTGGCACCGGCAGATGATGTGATTGTTAATATTAACGAAAAAGGCACTAAAAAAGAACCATTTTTCTCATTCTTAGGTGATTCAATTCTAGGTGCTGGTAAGTTGATTTTAATTATCACAGCAACAGTTATTGCCTTCGTCTCTTTAGCTGCTCTTATCAATCAGCTCTTTAGCCTCACCGGATTACACTGGTTAACACTTGAAAATATATTTGGTGTGATCATGTTCCCATTTGCTTGGTTGCTTGGTTTCAATATTGATGATGCCTTTAAATTAGCACAATTCATGGGCACAAAATTAGTGACTAATGAATTCGTTGTCATGGGTGAAGTATCAAAATCAATTATGGCTGGTAAAGGCTTATTTGCAAATGAACATGCCCGTATTGTGCTCACTGTCTTCTTAACTAGTTTTGCTAACTTTGGTACAATTGGTATGATCATTGGCGCTTTCAAGGGCTTGGTCGATAAAGAAAAAAATGACTTTATTAGTTCACGTGTACCTTATATGTTGTTGTCTGGTATCTTAGTATCACTGCTATCAGCAGCAACCGCTGGTTTATTCGTGTGGTAA